A genomic segment from Actinomyces lilanjuaniae encodes:
- a CDS encoding ATP/GTP-binding protein: MRGALAGLRSRRRRETEPAGQDGKGLAGAGGAAPAAPARRGGHVASPRLPALDSARSGALSQALARPSASTSTQMAGLAMAEVAPPTGAHGILLGLDVVTGSPVVHDPFVAYAEEPGFSSPNVVTFGDLGFGKSQLSKAWVLRNMMLGRRVIVVDKKRQDRTDGQASEGEYSSMARRLGFQPVTLRPGGGGVRINVLDSRIAGETSMGVAGQQMLLESVISAAMGRGLTEVERLAVRVARRTAVLRGEAAGDVAHVGHVVDALLDPDEDVAARTPGVGSADTLRGFGRDCGFALDRLVSEELAGLIDGPTDPRLDLEGQLVTFDISSLPEEGPAVPIMMSVIGTWVRAVLAASARPVPTLLVIDEAWHVVDGQFAEVARRNAKVARGIALSNYTIFQHPSDIPAGSPAVAMIKEAQTVVVFRQEKADDAVEVCRLLGWDEEEAQRVLRLEQGVAMVKIGSAPPVVCSMIMSSFELEVGDTNQAMTSVATLSSPRAPTGEVEDHAATTTAPQGQAGDR; the protein is encoded by the coding sequence ATGAGAGGTGCGCTGGCAGGACTCAGGAGCAGGAGGAGGAGGGAGACGGAGCCTGCGGGGCAGGACGGCAAGGGGCTGGCGGGGGCCGGTGGCGCGGCTCCTGCGGCACCGGCGCGCAGGGGCGGGCACGTGGCCTCGCCGCGCCTGCCGGCGCTGGACTCGGCGCGGTCGGGAGCCCTGTCGCAGGCGCTGGCCCGTCCCTCGGCCTCGACGAGCACGCAGATGGCCGGCCTGGCGATGGCCGAGGTGGCCCCGCCCACGGGCGCCCACGGCATCCTGCTGGGCCTGGACGTGGTCACCGGCTCGCCGGTGGTCCACGACCCCTTCGTGGCCTACGCCGAGGAGCCCGGCTTCAGCTCGCCCAACGTGGTGACCTTCGGCGACCTGGGGTTCGGCAAGTCCCAGCTGTCGAAGGCGTGGGTCCTGCGCAACATGATGCTGGGGCGCCGGGTGATCGTGGTGGACAAGAAGAGGCAGGACCGCACCGACGGGCAGGCGAGCGAGGGGGAGTACTCCTCGATGGCCCGGCGCCTGGGCTTCCAGCCGGTGACGCTGCGCCCCGGCGGGGGCGGGGTACGCATCAACGTCCTGGACTCCAGGATCGCCGGGGAGACGAGCATGGGCGTGGCCGGCCAGCAGATGCTGCTGGAGTCGGTGATCTCCGCGGCGATGGGCCGCGGCCTGACCGAGGTCGAGCGGCTGGCTGTGAGGGTCGCCCGCCGCACCGCCGTCCTGCGGGGGGAGGCGGCCGGAGACGTGGCCCACGTGGGCCACGTCGTGGACGCCCTGCTGGACCCCGACGAGGACGTCGCGGCGCGGACCCCCGGCGTGGGCAGCGCGGACACGCTGCGCGGCTTCGGCCGGGACTGCGGCTTCGCGCTGGACCGGCTGGTCAGCGAGGAGCTGGCGGGCCTGATCGACGGGCCGACCGACCCCAGGCTCGACCTGGAGGGCCAGCTGGTCACCTTCGACATCTCCTCCCTGCCGGAGGAGGGGCCTGCGGTGCCGATCATGATGAGCGTGATCGGCACGTGGGTGCGCGCGGTGCTGGCCGCCTCGGCCCGGCCCGTGCCGACCCTGCTGGTCATTGACGAGGCGTGGCACGTCGTGGACGGGCAGTTCGCCGAGGTCGCCCGCCGCAACGCCAAGGTCGCACGCGGCATCGCCCTGTCCAACTACACGATCTTCCAGCACCCCTCCGACATCCCGGCCGGGTCCCCGGCCGTCGCGATGATCAAGGAGGCCCAGACCGTGGTCGTCTTCCGCCAGGAGAAGGCCGACGACGCGGTGGAGGTCTGCCGGCTCCTGGGGTGGGACGAGGAGGAGGCCCAGCGGGTCCTGCGCCTGGAGCAGGGCGTGGCAATGGTCAAGATCGGCTCGGCTCCCCCGGTAGTCTGCTCGATGATCATGAGCAGCTTCGAGCTCGAGGTCGGGGACACCAACCAGGCCATGACGTCGGTGGCGACACTGTCCTCGCCCCGGGCTCCCACGGGTGAGGTGGAGGACCATGCCGCGACGACCACAGCCCCGCAGGGGCAGGCGGGTGATCGGTGA